A window from Neobacillus sp. PS3-40 encodes these proteins:
- a CDS encoding M23 family metallopeptidase: MVRSKSDEIRRRIAKRRKSIDGPGKYQNRSLTMPGDDEKYGFNQMISYEGRREAEETHPLFKKEVFFFKILASIFLFLIIAILFRNHNAPLDSTRNIVKKTMDMEFQFATVTNWYENKFGKPLALLPFTEKKQEIEKTPEQQYSVPATGRVVENFVKNGQGVMIETGKGAQVKAMNEGIITFAGIKEGLGRTVIIQHSDKTESWYGDLEEIKVNVYQYIEKGKEVGTVSTSGGEDKTKGSYYFAIKKGDNFIDPIQVIRFD; the protein is encoded by the coding sequence ATGGTGAGATCAAAATCGGATGAAATTCGCCGAAGGATTGCAAAAAGGAGAAAAAGCATAGATGGACCTGGAAAATACCAGAATCGCAGCCTGACAATGCCGGGTGATGATGAAAAGTATGGTTTTAACCAAATGATCTCCTACGAGGGTAGGAGAGAAGCTGAAGAAACACATCCATTATTTAAAAAAGAGGTCTTCTTTTTCAAAATACTGGCATCTATTTTCCTATTTCTCATAATTGCCATCTTATTTCGCAATCATAACGCACCGCTTGACTCAACAAGAAATATAGTGAAAAAAACAATGGATATGGAATTTCAATTTGCTACGGTTACAAATTGGTATGAAAATAAATTTGGGAAGCCATTAGCATTGCTTCCATTTACAGAAAAAAAACAGGAAATCGAAAAAACACCGGAACAGCAATATTCTGTACCAGCAACAGGTAGAGTTGTTGAGAATTTTGTAAAAAATGGGCAAGGTGTCATGATTGAAACGGGAAAAGGGGCCCAAGTGAAGGCAATGAATGAAGGGATTATTACATTTGCCGGAATTAAGGAAGGGCTTGGAAGAACGGTGATTATCCAGCATTCAGACAAAACGGAATCATGGTATGGAGATCTTGAAGAAATAAAAGTGAATGTATATCAGTACATTGAAAAAGGCAAGGAAGTTGGTACGGTTTCAACCTCTGGCGGTGAAGATAAAACAAAAGGGTCCTATTATTTTGCTATTAAAAAAGGGGATAATTTCATCGATCCCATCCAGGTGATACGTTTTGACTAA
- the minD gene encoding septum site-determining protein MinD yields the protein MGEAIVITSGKGGVGKTTTSANIGTALALQGKKVCLVDTDIGLRNLDVVMGLENRIIYDLVDVVEGRCKVHQALVKDKRFEDLLYLLPAAQTTDKSAVAPEQMKVLITSLKQDYDYIIIDCPAGIEQGFKNAIAGADRAIVVTTPEVSAVRDADRIIGLLEKEKDIEPPKLVINRIRNHMMKSGDQLDVDEITTHLSIELIGIVADDDEVIKASNHGEPIALNPSNKASLAYRNIARRILGESIPLQPLGENEKGVFSKLKKFFGAK from the coding sequence GTGGGAGAAGCAATTGTCATTACATCTGGTAAGGGCGGAGTTGGAAAAACAACTACGTCTGCTAATATTGGAACAGCATTGGCCCTTCAAGGAAAAAAGGTATGTTTAGTTGATACAGACATTGGTTTACGTAACTTAGATGTCGTTATGGGGCTTGAAAATAGAATTATTTATGATCTTGTTGATGTGGTGGAAGGCAGATGTAAAGTTCATCAAGCCTTAGTAAAGGATAAAAGGTTTGAAGACTTACTTTACTTGCTACCAGCTGCACAGACAACTGATAAATCAGCAGTGGCACCAGAGCAGATGAAAGTGTTGATTACTAGCCTGAAACAAGATTATGATTATATAATCATTGATTGTCCGGCAGGAATTGAGCAAGGCTTTAAAAATGCTATCGCAGGTGCAGATAGAGCTATTGTAGTGACAACTCCTGAAGTTTCAGCAGTTAGGGATGCAGATCGGATCATTGGACTTCTTGAAAAAGAGAAAGACATTGAACCGCCTAAATTAGTTATTAACCGTATACGCAATCATATGATGAAAAGTGGAGACCAGTTGGATGTAGATGAAATTACGACACATTTATCGATTGAATTAATTGGAATTGTAGCCGATGATGATGAAGTAATTAAGGCATCAAACCACGGGGAACCGATTGCACTGAATCCAAGCAATAAGGCATCACTCGCTTATCGCAATATTGCAAGAAGAATTCTTGGAGAATCTATCCCTCTTCAGCCTCTTGGAGAAAACGAAAAGGGAGTCTTCTCAAAATTAAAAAAATTTTTCGGTGCCAAATAA
- the mreD gene encoding rod shape-determining protein MreD has translation MRKFLLPLIFLGLFILESLFVQFLPAAFFNSKNVLVPHFLIASILFLTIYGGEKHGIVYGIIFGLLFDIVYTEIIGIYLFLFPLVAYIVSKIMKVLQTNILIASLVSLIGVALIEIGVFEMDKLIHITNITFMNFLDRRLFSTLILNAIYIVIAAYPLKRQFEKFADNLRAD, from the coding sequence GTGAGAAAATTCCTTCTTCCTTTAATTTTTCTGGGCCTATTTATTCTTGAAAGCCTATTTGTTCAATTTTTACCTGCTGCCTTTTTTAATAGTAAGAATGTCTTGGTCCCCCATTTTCTTATCGCTTCAATCCTTTTTCTGACGATTTATGGAGGCGAGAAGCATGGGATTGTCTACGGAATTATTTTTGGATTATTGTTTGACATTGTTTACACAGAAATTATCGGTATATACTTATTTCTCTTTCCTCTTGTAGCATACATTGTTTCAAAAATAATGAAGGTATTGCAAACCAATATTTTAATCGCCTCACTTGTTTCATTAATTGGTGTGGCATTAATCGAGATTGGTGTCTTTGAAATGGACAAATTAATTCATATAACGAATATCACATTTATGAATTTTTTAGATAGGCGTTTATTCTCTACATTGATATTAAATGCGATATATATCGTAATTGCTGCCTATCCTTTAAAACGGCAATTTGAAAAGTTTGCAGATAATTTGCGTGCTGATTAG
- the mreC gene encoding rod shape-determining protein MreC: MPQFFLNKRLIVLLVSIIILVALIGFSLRERSQPSWPEQFVKDTTGWVQSLVSKPTQYVVGFFENLQDLQNTYQENKQLKTRVEKLVSLEAQVQQLTKDNSELHDLLGEKKTLIDFKPLPATVIGRNPDRWHEIVMIDKGKINGIKQNMAVMTASGLIGKVKSVNQFSSTVQLLSAMDPKNRISAFIQGDANAFGLVEGYDKEKKLLLVKRIPYDAKVKKGQTVITSGLGGVFPPGLLIGKVVEVKPDQYGLNQTAYVDPGADFYDIEKVLVIKRTGVQADMSEIGNQKGGDL; this comes from the coding sequence ATGCCACAATTCTTCTTGAATAAACGTCTGATTGTGTTGCTTGTCAGTATCATTATTCTCGTGGCATTGATTGGGTTTTCTTTGAGGGAGAGAAGTCAGCCATCCTGGCCGGAGCAATTTGTGAAAGATACGACCGGCTGGGTTCAATCCCTGGTATCAAAGCCTACCCAATATGTTGTGGGCTTTTTTGAGAATCTTCAGGACTTGCAAAATACATATCAAGAAAATAAACAATTAAAAACACGCGTTGAAAAACTAGTCAGCCTTGAGGCACAGGTTCAGCAATTGACAAAAGACAATAGTGAACTGCATGATCTATTAGGCGAAAAAAAGACCTTGATTGATTTTAAACCATTGCCTGCTACAGTAATCGGCAGAAATCCTGATCGTTGGCACGAAATTGTTATGATTGATAAAGGCAAAATAAATGGCATTAAACAAAATATGGCTGTTATGACAGCTAGTGGATTGATCGGAAAAGTGAAAAGTGTTAATCAATTTAGCTCGACCGTTCAATTACTTAGTGCAATGGATCCAAAAAACCGTATTTCAGCCTTTATCCAAGGCGATGCCAATGCGTTTGGTCTTGTTGAAGGTTATGATAAAGAGAAAAAACTATTATTAGTTAAAAGAATCCCCTATGATGCAAAAGTTAAAAAGGGGCAAACCGTAATAACTTCTGGTCTTGGTGGTGTTTTCCCACCGGGATTGTTAATCGGGAAAGTTGTTGAGGTTAAACCCGATCAATATGGATTAAATCAAACAGCGTACGTGGATCCAGGAGCTGACTTTTACGATATTGAAAAAGTACTCGTAATTAAGCGTACAGGTGTACAAGCAGATATGAGTGAAATAGGTAATCAAAAGGGGGGGGATTTGTGA